Proteins from a genomic interval of Schistosoma mansoni strain Puerto Rico chromosome 2, complete genome:
- a CDS encoding putative multidrug resistance associated protein encodes MQVSFVELVCGSLDPSPWHDGVVGVPVFYPTEEPRRRRARILRQNPNSIQSNEITQRPTSQNVIDCEDSAPCFSKLCFCWANNLVRSGYYGELYSLTSLPLIPKRLNTYTLESKIPKLKLKSVTINEPIRQSHDISNGRYSIKACVPFLKASYEAFGREFLYLGLLKLLLSGFGLCGPIVLNHFILNVTDSKTPSWSCILVGLGLVLLSLKIAVLSTSYNYKMASFGFKVRVSVTGMVYRTILSLRTSSLNCIGTGSLVNYLTSDADRIVNFAPSIHEVWAMPLQLSVAVGLLYHQLGLACLVGIGFLLVLLPLNRILATQIGKFSRRLMIFKDTRIKLMSEILSNTLSVKLACWENLMKNHVMHSRIQELNALRGQKLLDACCVFFWAVCPALLASSTFATYVAIGNELKASAVFSSLALFGMLIGPMNAFPWVINGVMEATISMQRITKLFYLSSGLFPSELTDTPLSDVGIPIDIPIVCSFAEKSTISMPVNIMNESFYYTNCDNLVLKNITLQVQWGELIGVIGPVGSGKSSLLLSILGELRSVVSEELRNESIKTNPRLRYAYVGQTPWLHSGTIRENILFGSDCDLAWMNTVIEACALKADLAKLPNGLDTDVGEAGGSSLSGGQRARVALARAVYQKADVYLLDDPLSALDVDVGQQIITNCLLGLLSGKTRIIVTHQLDWLVNNVNFIVELKDGIITRKIPGNLYLDNYDNDLVHQSVLDISSDPTYNESTLSSDNHHNSSENNNNPTLENDDVPLITIKDDSSINQSEFNPNYLINNNNNNNVNINIEHMAVGSISPHVYKSYIHSVGYFLTFSIILSLLLMQVNYNSSINEMLQTSIHSVVPFSEPNSITGYYYLEIYAFVVISNLIATIFRAILFAFGGLVAASVVHESALDTILEGRLNYFNTTPHGRILNRFSSDVGTVDDALPFQLNILLASLAGLLGALVIVCVSLPTLIFFLLPLVFIFWSIQRQYRGAARDLKRISCIVRSPVYNHYTDTLSGLAVIHGLGQEIRFRQLTACKLSDQIRAELASLAASCWLSIRLQLIGSAVITGVVIVSLVGRLFDWTHVASIGLSVVYALNISGLMTSVVYDMTETEKNLVAVERCQELTDDTPIEHDTVSIKPTGPQPRSSSHSHLRLPKERKSGIAYPTGLLPNWPASGSIFFNNVSLTYRQNSQSVNQQSVKALDDVTFTIKPGECVGIVGRTGSGKSSLIKVLLRLVDHLPGPYTNQYVANQTGFIGATGQVFVDGIDVRTVPLTLLRSRILTICQEPFLFSGCLRDNLDPENKLNDSVLEEVLLKCQLATSRLQASQWLLREVGESGRDISAGQRQLICLARALLRQPRPKIICLDEATASVDNKCEETIHVRFHSVLVIN; translated from the exons ATGCAGGTCTCTTTTGTGGAGTTAGTATGTGGGAGCTTAGATCCTAGTCCATGGCATGATGGAGTTGTTGGG GTTCCAGTGTTCTATCCCACGGAAGAGCCTAGGCGTAGAAGGGCTAGAATCTTACGACAAAATCCCAATAGCATCCAGTCAAATGAAATTACACAAAGACCCACTTCACAAAATGTTATTGACTGTGAAGATTCGGCTCCATGTTTTTCAAAGTTATGTTTTTGTTGGGCTAATAATCTAGTGCGTAGTGGTTATTACGGAGAATTGTATTCACTCACAAGTCTACCTTTGATCCCTAAACGTCTGAATACATACACTTTGGAGTCAAAAATCCCTAAATTAAAGTTGAAATCTGTAACTATCAATGAACCAATTAGACAAAGTCATGATATTTCTAATGGCAGGTATTCTATCAAAGCTTGTGTTCCATTTTTAAAAGCAAGTTATGAGGCGTTCGGTCGTGAATTCCTGTATCTGGGTTTGCTCAAACTTTTACTTAGTGGCTTTGGTTTATGTGGTCCAATAGTTCTAAATCATTTCATTCTAAATGTGACAGACTCCAAAACTCCCTCATGGTCTTGCATCCTTGTTGGACTTGGACTAGTGCTTTTGTCATTAAAGATAGCAGTTCTGAGCACATCCTATAATTACAAAATGGCAAGTTTCGGCTTCAAAGTTAGAGTCAGTGTAACTGGAATGGTTTACAGAACAATTTTATCCCTTAGAACTTCGTCACTCAATTGTATTGGAACAGGAAGTTTGGTTAATTATCTGACCTCTGATGCTGATAGAATAGTCAATTTCGCGCCTAGTATTCACGAAGTGTGGGCAATGCCTCTACAGTTATCTGTTGCAGTCGGACTACTCTACCATCAACTTGGACTTGCCTGTTTAGTAGGCATTGGGTTTCTACTTGTGTTGCTTCCTCTGAACCGTATTTTGGCAACACAAATCGGAAAGTTTAGTCGCCGTTTGATGATATTTAAGGATACACGGATTAAA TTGATGTCTGAAATTCTATCAAATACGCTTTCAGTGAAACTAGCATGTTGGGAAAATCTAATGAAAAATCATGTCATGCATTCTCGTATTCAGGAATTGAACGCTCTACGTGGTCAAAAGTTGCTGGACGCTTGTTGTGTATTCTTTTGGGCTGTGTGTCCTGCATTGTTGGCCAGTTCAACATTCGCAACTTATGTGGCTATCGGTAACGAACTAAAAGCTTCTGCG GTATTCTCTAGTCTTGCATTATTTGGAATGTTGATTGGTCCGATGAATGCTTTTCCTTGGGTTATTAATGGTGTTATGGAGGCAACTATATCCATGCAACGCATTACAAAACTCTTCTATTTATCATCTGGTTTGTTTCCATCAGAACTAACTGATACGCCGCTCTCTGATGTTGGGATCCCAATAGATATTCCGATTGTCTGTTCTTTTGCCGAAAAATCTACTATCAGCATGCCAGTAAACATTATGAATGAATCATTCTATTATACTAACTGTGATAATTTAGTTCTAAAAAATATCACTCTCCAGGTGCAGTGG GGAGAATTAATCGGTGTAATTGGACCAGTTGGTTCCGGGAAATCATCTTTACTTTTAAGTATATTGGGTGAACTACGATCGGTTGTTTCAGAAGAACTTAGAAATGAAAGTATAAAGACGAATCCACGACTTCGATATGCTTATGTGGGACAAACTCCTTGGCTTCATTCTGGAACTATAcgggaaaatattttatttggttCAGACTGTGATTTAGCATGGATGAATACTGTAATTGAAGCGTGTGCCTTAAAAGCTGATCTGGCTAAACTTCCAAATGGTTTAGACACAGATGTTGGTGAAGCTGGTGGGAGCAGTCTTAGTGGAGGTCAACGGGCTCGTGTTGCTCTTGCTCGAGCTGTTTATCAAAAGGCCGATGTTTATCTTTTAGACGACCCGTTATCTGCACTTGACGTTGATGTTGGTCAACAAATTATCACCAATTGTTTACTTGGTCTTTTATCAGGAAAAACTAGAATTATCGTCACACACCAGTTGGATTGGTTAGTGAACAATGTAA attttattgttgaattgaAAGATGGAATAATTACTCGAAAAATTCCAGGTAATCTTTACCTTGACAATTATGATAACGATCTTGTGCATCAATCTGTTCTTGATATCAGCAGCGATCCTACTTATAATGAGTCCACATTATCCAGTGATAATCATCATAACAGTagtgaaaacaataataatccgACGTTGGAAAATGATGATGTTCCGTTAATTACTATTAAAGATGACAGCAGTATCAACCAATCTGAATTCAATCCaaattatttaatcaataataataacaataacaatgtgaatataaatatagAGCATATGGCAGTCGGTTCCATTAGTCCCCACGTTTACAAATCATATATTCATTCTGTTGGCTACTTTTTAACATTTTCCATCATTTTATCTTTATTGTTAATGCAAG TTAATTACAATTCATCCATTAATGAAATGCTTCAAACGAGCATACATTCTGTTGTGCCGTTTAGTGAGCCTAATTCTATCACGGGATATTATTACTTAGAGATCTATGCATTTGTAGTGATTAGTAATCTTATTGCTACGATATTTCGTGCTATTTTATTTGCTTTCGGCGGTCTAGTCGCTGCATCTGTTGTTCATGAATCTGCTTTGGACACTATTTTGGAG GGACGACTGAATTACTTTAATACTACACCACATGGTCGTATTCTGAATCGTTTCTCATCTGACGTTGGTACAGTAGATGACGCATTACCATTTCAATTAAATATTCTACTTGCCAGTCTAGCTGGATTATTGGGTGCATTAGTTATTGTTTGTGTATCACTACCAACGTTAATTTTCTTTCTGCTACCGCTTGTATTCATTTTCTGGTCTATTCAAAGGCAATATCGTGGAGCTGCTAGAGATCTAAAGCGAATTTCTTG TATTGTTCGTTCACCTGTCTATAATCATTATACTGATACTTTATCTGGATTAGCAGTAATACATGGTTTAGGTCAAGAAATCCGTTTTCGACAATTAACAGCTTGTAAATTATCTGATCAAATACGTGCTGAGTTAGCTAGCTTGGCTGCTAGTTGTTGGTTAAGTATTAGACTACAATTAATTGGCAGTGCTGTGATTACTGGTGTGGTCATTGTATCATTAGTTGGTCGATTATTTGATTGGACACAT GTAGCTTCCATCGGTTTGTCGGTTGTGTATGCACTTAATATTTCTGGTTTAATGACTAGTGTTGTATATGATATGACTGAAACAGAGAAAAATCTTGTAGCTGTAGAACGCTGTCAAGAATTAACTGATGATACTCCAATCGAACACGATACTGTATCAATTAAACCCACG GGGCCTCAACCTCGTTCTTCGTCTCACAGTCACCTTCGTTTACCGAAAGAGAGGAAAAGTGGTATTGCTTATCCTACCGGACTACTGCCTAACTGGCCAGCATCTGGATCCATTTTTTTCAACAATGTTTCGCTTACTTACCGTCAAAACTCCCAATCAGTTAATCAACAATCTGTTAAAGCTCTTGACGATGTCACTTTTACTATTAAACCCGGTGAATGTGTTGGAATTGTTGGCCGCACAGGATCTGGTAAAAGTAGTCTCATCAAAGTATTATTACGTCTGGTTGACCACCTCCCTGGACCTTATACAAACCAATATGTAGCCAATCAAACGGGATTTATAGGTGCCACCGGTCAG